GAGCCCTCGGAGCTTTCGCGCCAGCGCCTGGAGCATTTCTGGGATCAGAACACCGACCAGATGCAGATAGGCGCCACGTTTGAGACTGGCGAGCTGGTCGCCGGGCATTGTTATGACGTGCAGTCCGAGGATGAGGGGAATTTACTTCGAGAGGCCGCCGAAGCCCTGCGGAGCTATGCGCGGCAAGTCGGTCAGGCCCTGGGAGGCTCCACGGTGGTCGTGGCCCTGCCGACTGACGAGGGCAGCTGGCATGCCCTGATTGAAGAGGGGGACGTGGCTATCTTCCGCGCCACCTTTGGCGGGTTCGGGCGCGCGATGCGCCTGAGCGAAGAGGTTGTGAAGGGAGAGCACGCATGAGTCTTGTGATGTTGAATGAGGTGACGTTCCGGGTGCGCGAGCGCGTGCTGCTGCATCGGGTGGGATTGGATATCAGGCCTGGCGAAGTCGTCGCGCTGATGGGGCCCGGGAGCTCCGGTAAGTCCACCCTCCTGCAGGTGATCGCCGGGGTGCGGGGGCAGGGTGATGGCGAAAAACTCCGGGGCACACTCAACACCGCGAAGGTGACCCTGGTGCGTCAGCACCTGGCGATGATGGCCGGCACGGTGGAATCCTACCTGCGGGCTCGCCAGCCCGGTCGCGAAGCGCTGACTCCCCTCGAGTCTCGAGCGCTGGTGATGGAACGCTGCGCCGAGCTGGGGATGGAGCTCCAGGCATCCGACCTGGAGCAGGAGGTGGTGCTCCTTCCCCCTCCGCGCCGCGCGCAGCTCGCGATCGTCGGGGCGCTTCTGGAGGGGGCGGACGTCCTGGCCATCGATGAGCCCACCGCCCAGATGAACGACGAGGAGGCCGCTCCTCTCCTGGAGATGATCGCTCGGGCGCGAGCTCAGTGCTCGGTGGTCTGGGTCTCCCATCACCAGCGCCGGGTGCGGGAGGTGGCCGATCGCGTGGGATTGGTGGTCGCCGGTCAGCTGGTGGCGCTTCTGCCCACCGCCGAGTTCTTTAGCGACGATGCCCCGACGCCGGTGCGCCACTTCGTGCGCACCGGGGGCTGTCCCCGTGAGCTGATCGAGGCGCCCGAGGTTAGCGAGCCCATCGAGGACCTCGACTCCTCGGCGTTACGCGCGATCTGCATGCCTCAGCCCCGGATCCTCTCGGAGGTGCCGGCACCGGCCGCCGAAGGTGCGGTCCCCCCGGCGCCCAAACCCCTGCCAAAGCCCGCAGCGGCCCCCGGCGCCCGGGTGCTCCGACTGCCGGTTCGCCGGGATCGCTCCTACGAGCCCGAGCCGGAGAGTCCGATCGCTCGCCGGGTGCTGCTGGAGAGTCTGCCACGGGTTCTGGGCTTAAAGGCGCGCAGCCTCCCGCCCGAGGTGGTGGCTCCCCGCGATCTGGGCTGGCTGATCCCCGGCGTGCTCGGCGGTGCACCCCGCCCCGGTCTGCACCGCGATGACCTGGAGGATCTCCAGGCCCTGGCTGAGTTGGGCGTCGCGCACCTGATCGATATGCGGGCCGAAGTCACTCCGCCGCCCCGCGAGCCGGTGCCCGGGTTGCGGGTCCACCACTTCCCGGTGGTCGATATGGAGGTGCCCGAGCTCACGGAGATGGTCCGCTGGTGCGTGCGCATCGAGGGTTGGCTGACCAAAGGCAAGCCGGTCGTCGTGCACTGCGAGGCCGGATTGGGCCGCACCGGCACGTTCCTGGCCAGCTTCCTGATCTACCACGGTGTCGCCCCCGACCAGGCCATCAAACTGGTGCGCCGGGTGCGTTCGGGCTCGATCCAGAGCGACGCCCAGACCGAGTTTCTTTTTGAGTTTGAGCGCTGGCTCAACACGTCCATTGGCCCGAGGCTTCGGTGAGTTTAGCCGCCAGGTTCCGGGCAAAGGGTTTGAGGTGCGGCGTGGGCACGTACCTCAAAGGGGAGTCTCCCCATTCTTTTCGCAGCCCCACATTTCATCCCGATAGGAGTACGTCATGTCGTTGAACGATGCCATTCAGACCGCCGTCCGTGAAATCCCCGAGTGCGTTGCCGGTGGATACGTTGATATGTCCACCGGAATGCTCATCGGCGTCAAAACCGTCGAATCGCACCCCCAGGATGTGCTCGATATGGTCGCCGCCGCCACTGCCGATCTCTTCCAGGGCCGTAACGTCTCGACCATTGAGAAGATGTTCCGCAACGCCCGCGGGCTGGAGCAGAATGGTCACCATTACTTCCAGGAAATCATCGTGTTCAGCGATAACCTCCTGCACATCTTCCAGCGCTGCAAGCAGAACCCCGAGCACGCCGTGGTCTGGGTTTGCGATCGCTCGGCCAACATCGGGATGGCCCTGACCAAGTCGCGGATGCAGCTGCCGAAGATCGAAAGCGCGCTCTAAGTCGCGTGTGTGATGTATCTGATGATCCGATGATCCGATGATTCGATGATCCGATGCATCTGAGATCGCAGGATGTATGAATGGCAGCAGGGCCGGCGCGTGAGCGCCGGCCCTGTTTTTTTGGATACAGGAGTTCTTTGGACACAGGAGACTCCCGCGCTCGATGCCCCCGCACTCCTTGCGGAGGGGGCGGCGAGCCGCAGTTCGCCATGCGCGCGCTTTTTCAAAGAGGGTGATCGGGCGATCGCTGAGGATTTATGCGCCTATACGATCTTCGTTTAAAATGAAACAGGGTCGGTCAGGTGCTGCAAACGGACCTCTGAAGTTGAAGCATGGCCGATCAGGTGCTGAGAAAGGGCGTCCGCAGTTGAAGCATGGCCGATCAGGTGCTGAGAAAGGGAGTTTCACCCGGGGAGCGGGCGCTCGGATGCAAGGGGAGATGGACTACGTGCCTTTGAGCGGGCCCATCTCGCGCAGCTCGTCGATATGCGCGTCGATGGCCTGGTGCTCGCGGTCGACGAAGTCGCGCACCGCGGCGCGCAGGCGCGCGTCGGCGATGTAGTGCGCGCTGTAGGTGGGCGAGGGGGTGAAGCCCCGCTCGTACTTATGCTCTCCGCCGGCGCCGGGCTCAAAGACGTCAATGCCGCGGGACACCGCCCAGTCGATCGGGGCGTAGATGCAGGCCTCAAAATGGGCAAAGCGCACCTCGCGCTCGCAGCCCCAGTAGCGACCGAAGAGGTGGGTGGCGTCGGCCAGGTTAAAGGTGCCCCCGAAGGGGGCGCCGTCTTGCTCAAGCATCACCAGGTGAATGTTCTCGCGCAGGCTGTGGGCGATCTCCACAAAGAAGCGCTCGTTGAGGTAACGCTGACCGTAGACATGCGCGTCGACGGTGTTGGCGTAGTAGCGAAACATCCGCCGCATCACCTCCTCGGTGAGCGCGTCGCCCTGGAGGATGCGGGCGCTGACGTCCTCCCTGCGAAGATCGCGGCGCTCGCGACGGATCGAGGCGCGGCGTTTGCTGCGAAAGGCTTTGAGGAAGTCGTCAAAATCCTCAAAAGGGGCGTCGCTGCGCGGGGCGCGGTTCTTCCAGTGGTATTGCATGCCGGCGCGAATCGGCAGGTCGAGCTCTTCAAAGAGGCTGCGATCCTCGGGGCGGATGAAGTTGAAGTGCAGCGAGGAGAGCCCGGCGTCATCGGCCAGTTGAATGGCGGCCCGGACCAGCGCGGGGGCGATGGCGCCAGCGTCGGGATGATCGGGGGCGACCAGCACGCGCGCCCCGCTGACCGGGCTAAAAGGCACCGCGGCCACGGCTTTGGGATAGTAGGGGATGCCCGCGCGGTGGGCGGCCTCGGCCCAGCCCCAGTCGAAGACGAACTCCCCGCGGGAGTGGAACTTCAGATAGAGGGGAATCGCACCGATGAGGGTGTCGTCCTTATCGAAGGCGCACAGGATCTGGGGCACCCAGCCGCTGGCCTCATCCAGGCAACCGGAGCGCTCCAGAGTGCTCAAAAAGGCGTGGCTTAAGAAGGGGTTGGTGATGCGGGCGATCGCGTCCCACGCCTCGGCGCGAAGCTCGCTGACGCCGGCGCGAATCTCAATGCGGATGGAACTCATAGGGGCCTCTAGCTACGTCGACTTCGGGATGAGCAGCGGCGGTGATGCGCGCTCAACACTCCGCGATGGAACCTCGCTGGAGCGGAGCGTCTGATAAGGAATGCGATTGTTTGCGGCGGGCGTTCTATGCGACGATGGCCCGGCAGATGACGAGCCCGACTCAGACCTTTTACGTAGATGCCCAGGAGCGCTGGATATGCAGGTGGCGCAAGATCAGATCGTCAAAAAAGTCCTCGCTCGGCAGCCCTACCCGATGCTCTTTTCGAGCGTGGTGGGGAGCCATCTTTACGGCTTTCCCTCCTTTGACTCCGATCATGACATCCGCGGGGCGCATATTCTTCCGCTGGAGAATGTCGTCGGCCTCTACAACGAGCGCGAGACGCTGGAGGTGATGGAGACGGTCGATGGGGAGAAGATCGATTTTGTCTCGCATGATGTTCACAAGTACTTCTCGCTCCTGCTCAAGCGAAATACCAACGTTCTGGAGCAGATCTACTCGCCGCTGATCCATCATCGCACGGCCTATTTTGATGAGCTGCGCGAGATCGCCGGGGAGTGTCTGACCAGCAATCACGGGCACGCCTACCGCGGGTTCGCCCAGAAGATCTGGACGGTGTTTGAAAAGCAACGCAAGCTCAAACCACTGCTCTATGTGTTTCGCACCCTCTTGACCGGCCTCAATCTGATGGAGACTGGCGAGGTGGAGGCCAATATCATGCGGCTCAACCACCGCTATCGGCTGCCCTATCTGGGCGATCTCATCGCGCTGAAGCTCCACGGCTCCGAAGACACGCTGATGGAAGACGCCGATATGAGCTTTTACGAGGGGGAGTTTCGCCGGCTGATGCGCCGTCTGGATGACGCGCGTTTTCACAGCGATCTTCCTGAGGAGCCACGCGGCAAGCCCGAGCTCCACGATCTGCTGGTGCGGATGCGTCTGGAGCACGGGCAGGCCGGCTGAGGCGGCTTCATCCCGACAGAAAGGGGGGGCCGGTCAGGCCACGTAGATGGTCTTGATGTTGGTGAACTCGTGGATGCCTTCTGCGGCGAGCTCGCGGCCAAAGCCGGAATCTTTGATGCCGCCGAAGGGCAGGCGCGGGTCGCTTTTGACGATCTCGTTGACGGCGACAAAGCCGGCGCGCAGGCGGCCGACCAGGTTGTGGCCGCGGCTGCGGCTGGTCCAGATGCTGGCGCCCAGACCGAAGTTACTTGTGTTGGCCAGCCCGATGGCCTCGTCGGTGTCGCGGGCGCGCACCACCGCGGCGACCGGGCCGAAGGTCTCTTCGGCGAAGGCGGGCATCTCCGGGGTCACATCGACGAGGAGCGTGGGGGCGTAGAAGTAGCCGGGGCGGTCGAGAGGCTCCCCGCCAACCAGGCAGCGCGCGCCCTGGCGCAGGCTGCGCTTGACCTGCTTATGCAGCTCGTCGCGAAGATCTTTTCGGGCCATCGGCCCCACGTCGATGGCTTCGTCGTGGGGATCACCGACCTTGAGCGCTTCGATGGCGCTTTTAAAACGCGCGATGAACGCGTCGTAGATGGCCTCCTCGACGATGAAGCGTTTGGCGGCGATGCAGCTCTGGCCGTTGTTTTGAAAGCGTCCCTGGACGGCTTTTTCGACGGTGCGTTCGAGGTCGCAGTCCGCGAGCACCACAAAAGGATCGGAGCCACCCAGCTCAAGCACGCATTTTTTGAGCGATTCGCCAGCGATCGAGGCCACCTGGCGGCCGGCGCGGGTGGAGCCGGTCAGGGTCAGCGCGGCCACATCGCTGTGGCGGATGAGCTCCTCGGTTTTGCGATTGCTGATAAAAAGATGCTGGAAGGTGCCCGGCGGAAAGCCCGCCGCGTCGAAGAGTTCCACGATGTCGCGGGCGCAGCCCGGGGTGCTCGATGCGTGTTTGAGCAGGGCGACGTTGCCGGCCATCATCGCCGGTGCCGCAAAGCGGAAGACCTGCCACAGCGGGAAGTTCCAGGGCATGATCGCCAGCACCACCCCTAAGGGCTCATAGGTGACGTAGGAGTCGGAGGCCTCCGTCTCGATGTGGCGGGCTTCGAGCAGGGTGCCGGCGTGGTCGGCAAAATACTCACAGGCCCAGGCGCATTTCTCGACCTCGGCGCGGGCCTGGGCGATGGGTTTGCCCATCTCGTCGGTCATGCGCCGGCTTAAGTGGGAGATGCCGCGGCGAAGTTCCTCGGCCAGCAGTCGGAAGTGGCGCGCACGCTCGACGATGGGGGTGTGGCGCCAGCGCTCAAAGCCCTCGCGCGCGGCGTTGAGGCGCTCGACGACCTCGTCGTTGGTATGGTCGGGGAACTCCGCGATGAGCTCTTCGGTGGTGGGGTTGATCGCGCGCATGGGGACCTCGGTTGAAAGCATGGGACATCCTATCAGCTGATGGGGCCAATCTAATCGCAGCGGCCCGGGGCACAACCGAGCCTCGCGGGGGCCCCGCGCTCATGAAAAGGACCTCAGTGACGCTCGGGGTGGTCGCGAAGCGCGCTGAGGGCGGAGGGGGAGAGTTCGTCGAGAAGTTCTGGGGCCGAGAGGCGCGCGC
This genomic stretch from Lujinxingia sediminis harbors:
- a CDS encoding ATP-binding cassette domain-containing protein, which codes for MSLVMLNEVTFRVRERVLLHRVGLDIRPGEVVALMGPGSSGKSTLLQVIAGVRGQGDGEKLRGTLNTAKVTLVRQHLAMMAGTVESYLRARQPGREALTPLESRALVMERCAELGMELQASDLEQEVVLLPPPRRAQLAIVGALLEGADVLAIDEPTAQMNDEEAAPLLEMIARARAQCSVVWVSHHQRRVREVADRVGLVVAGQLVALLPTAEFFSDDAPTPVRHFVRTGGCPRELIEAPEVSEPIEDLDSSALRAICMPQPRILSEVPAPAAEGAVPPAPKPLPKPAAAPGARVLRLPVRRDRSYEPEPESPIARRVLLESLPRVLGLKARSLPPEVVAPRDLGWLIPGVLGGAPRPGLHRDDLEDLQALAELGVAHLIDMRAEVTPPPREPVPGLRVHHFPVVDMEVPELTEMVRWCVRIEGWLTKGKPVVVHCEAGLGRTGTFLASFLIYHGVAPDQAIKLVRRVRSGSIQSDAQTEFLFEFERWLNTSIGPRLR
- a CDS encoding GNAT family N-acetyltransferase, with protein sequence MSSIRIEIRAGVSELRAEAWDAIARITNPFLSHAFLSTLERSGCLDEASGWVPQILCAFDKDDTLIGAIPLYLKFHSRGEFVFDWGWAEAAHRAGIPYYPKAVAAVPFSPVSGARVLVAPDHPDAGAIAPALVRAAIQLADDAGLSSLHFNFIRPEDRSLFEELDLPIRAGMQYHWKNRAPRSDAPFEDFDDFLKAFRSKRRASIRRERRDLRREDVSARILQGDALTEEVMRRMFRYYANTVDAHVYGQRYLNERFFVEIAHSLRENIHLVMLEQDGAPFGGTFNLADATHLFGRYWGCEREVRFAHFEACIYAPIDWAVSRGIDVFEPGAGGEHKYERGFTPSPTYSAHYIADARLRAAVRDFVDREHQAIDAHIDELREMGPLKGT
- a CDS encoding nucleotidyltransferase domain-containing protein → MQVAQDQIVKKVLARQPYPMLFSSVVGSHLYGFPSFDSDHDIRGAHILPLENVVGLYNERETLEVMETVDGEKIDFVSHDVHKYFSLLLKRNTNVLEQIYSPLIHHRTAYFDELREIAGECLTSNHGHAYRGFAQKIWTVFEKQRKLKPLLYVFRTLLTGLNLMETGEVEANIMRLNHRYRLPYLGDLIALKLHGSEDTLMEDADMSFYEGEFRRLMRRLDDARFHSDLPEEPRGKPELHDLLVRMRLEHGQAG
- a CDS encoding NAD-dependent succinate-semialdehyde dehydrogenase, with product MRAINPTTEELIAEFPDHTNDEVVERLNAAREGFERWRHTPIVERARHFRLLAEELRRGISHLSRRMTDEMGKPIAQARAEVEKCAWACEYFADHAGTLLEARHIETEASDSYVTYEPLGVVLAIMPWNFPLWQVFRFAAPAMMAGNVALLKHASSTPGCARDIVELFDAAGFPPGTFQHLFISNRKTEELIRHSDVAALTLTGSTRAGRQVASIAGESLKKCVLELGGSDPFVVLADCDLERTVEKAVQGRFQNNGQSCIAAKRFIVEEAIYDAFIARFKSAIEALKVGDPHDEAIDVGPMARKDLRDELHKQVKRSLRQGARCLVGGEPLDRPGYFYAPTLLVDVTPEMPAFAEETFGPVAAVVRARDTDEAIGLANTSNFGLGASIWTSRSRGHNLVGRLRAGFVAVNEIVKSDPRLPFGGIKDSGFGRELAAEGIHEFTNIKTIYVA